The Acidobacteriota bacterium genomic interval TGAATCAACGCGCGAATCGGAATCGCCGCCAGATCGTCAGTGCGGATCTGCGCGAGGGCGCCCCCGTAAGAGCCGATCGGCGTCCGGACGGCATCACAGATAAAAGCAAATGGCATTGCCCCTAATCCCTTCTCCCGCTCGCCGGCGCCTTCGGTGCCTCGGTCAGCGGCCACGCGGGCGGAACGACGCCCAGCAGATGCTGCACGAAGAAATCGTAGCGCTTGTGCTCGCCGTAGGCGCCTCCAGGCCCGTGGCCCGCGCCGGGGATGACGAGCAGATCGAACGGCTTGTTGTGCTTGATAAGCTGATTGACCACCTGCATGGTAGACGATGGATCGACGTTGGTGTCCATTTCGCCGACAACCAGCAGGACATCGCCCTGGAGTCGGTACGCGTTATCCACGTTCGAGGAGGCGCCGTACTCCGGGCCGATTGGCCAACCCATCCACTGTTCGTTCCACCAGATCTTGTCCATTCGATTGTCGTGGCACCCGGCAGCCGACACCGCCGCTTTATAGAACTCTGGATGGAAGAGCAGCGCCCCGAGTGAGTTCTGCCCGCCAGCCGACGAGCCGTAAATGCCCACCCGGGTGATGTCGTACGAAGCGTACTTCGCGGCGACGGCCTTGTGCCAGAGGATGCGATCAGGGAAGCCCGCATCCCCGAGGTTCTTCCAGGCCACGTCGTGAAACGCCTTTGACCGGTTCGATGTGCCCATGCCGTCGATCTGAACGACGATGAAGCCGAGCTCGGCCTGAGCCTGCATGGCGTTGAACGCGGCGAACGACTTGGGAACGAACGAGCCCTGCGGCCCGGCGTAGATGTTCTCGATGACGGGATACTTCTTCTTTGGATCGAAGGTGGTTGGCCGGTAGATGACGCCCCAGATATCCGTCTTGCCATCGCGCGCGACGCCCGTGAACACCTCTGGGGCTCGCCAGCCGGCCTTCACCAGCGCCGTCGCGTCACCTCGGTCGATGACCGCGACCAGCGATGCGTCAGCGGTCCGATGAAGCTCAGACACCGGCGGAAGATCGACGCGCGAGTAGTGGTCCACGTAGAACGTCGCGTCGCCCGAGAAGCTCACCGAGTGATTGGCATCGGCCTCGGTCAGCGCCGTCAGGCCGCTGCCGTCAAAGTTGATTCGGTAGAAATGGACGAAGTACGGATCCTTGCCAGGATACATACCGCTGGCGCTGAAGTAGATCTGCCGCTTCTCCTCGTCGACGCGCGAGACGCCCCGCACGACCCACGGCCCTTTCGTGATCTGGTTCTTCACGGCGCCGGTGATGCCGTCGTACAGATACAAATGGTTCCAGCCGTCCCGTTCGGACATCCAGATGATCTCGTGCCCCGCGTCCCCGATGTCGCGGCGGTACTTCTTACCCGAATAGCAGAAGAACGTCTGGCTCTCCTCGGTGATGACGGAGCGCGCCTTCGCCGTTTCAGCGTCGACCTCGATCACCCGGTACACTTGATGTCCACGCTGGTTGAATTCAAACGAGAACGCGGAGCTGTCCTTCCGCCATTGCGGCCGCGTGAGGTCGTAGGGGTTGAGAAAGAGCGCGTTGTCGACGATCAGTTGTGTCTTCGGATCGACGTGGAACAGCACGGGCTGATCAAGATCGAGCACGTCACCTGGCTTCGCGTAGAAC includes:
- a CDS encoding DPP IV N-terminal domain-containing protein; the protein is MNLRRSVWILACALSVELVPGAAGAQGTAADYQRANGLRERYQDVAAGMPDSATWIGRTSRFWYRRSAKGGYEFVLVDADTQQKRPAFDHEKLAASLSKLAGRPYTAQTLPFTSLSFRDGENAIEVRFDGSTWTCKLADYACAKTDLTGAFERRQPSPPCTPPQADDKPRVSPDGKWEAFTSNYNVVIRAPGAKTWTLLSTDGSEGNCYEPDTIQWAPDSKKLVAIRVMPGYRRMVHYVESSPEDQLQPKHSSRFYAKPGDVLDLDQPVLFHVDPKTQLIVDNALFLNPYDLTRPQWRKDSSAFSFEFNQRGHQVYRVIEVDAETAKARSVITEESQTFFCYSGKKYRRDIGDAGHEIIWMSERDGWNHLYLYDGITGAVKNQITKGPWVVRGVSRVDEEKRQIYFSASGMYPGKDPYFVHFYRINFDGSGLTALTEADANHSVSFSGDATFYVDHYSRVDLPPVSELHRTADASLVAVIDRGDATALVKAGWRAPEVFTGVARDGKTDIWGVIYRPTTFDPKKKYPVIENIYAGPQGSFVPKSFAAFNAMQAQAELGFIVVQIDGMGTSNRSKAFHDVAWKNLGDAGFPDRILWHKAVAAKYASYDITRVGIYGSSAGGQNSLGALLFHPEFYKAAVSAAGCHDNRMDKIWWNEQWMGWPIGPEYGASSNVDNAYRLQGDVLLVVGEMDTNVDPSSTMQVVNQLIKHNKPFDLLVIPGAGHGPGGAYGEHKRYDFFVQHLLGVVPPAWPLTEAPKAPASGRRD